A stretch of Lactuca sativa cultivar Salinas chromosome 6, Lsat_Salinas_v11, whole genome shotgun sequence DNA encodes these proteins:
- the LOC111897759 gene encoding aspartic proteinase 36 has product MRASVMARRPATWTFSGIVVAVLLQGVVVLCKAPATLKLERAFPHNQRMELSKLRDRDNLRHSRFLKQQLSSSTKDVIDFPLQGTFDPYRVGLYYTKVQLGSPPKEYYVQVDTGSDVLWVSCKDCKGCPTSSGLKVPIEFYDHEGSKTSSLVKCSDDMCLVGMKFGDADCSHTSTRCIYKFKYGDGSATAGYYASDLIHLEMMSDESNPSSNASSKVIFGCSTSQSGELSEPERAVNGIFGFGQQGLSVISQLASKGAAPDAFSHCLDGGGDGGGILVLGQIMNPKMVYSPLIPSQPHYNLHMTSISVNDKTLPVDPSAFEISEHRKGTIIDSGTTLGYLTEEAYNPFVDAITKFVPQSVKAFDAKGYQCYLTNDSVSEIFPTVSFNFEGDASMNLKPDNYLLEQNTVDGGLAWCIGFQKVKGQGLTILGDIVLKDKAIVYDLGAQRIGWVDHDCRTPVNVSATSSGRRRISSSSSSLQHKPYQLTLIMILAYMLHLLVFYCFSS; this is encoded by the exons ATGCGGGCTTCTGTAATGGCCAGAAGACCGGCAACTTGGACATTTTCCGGCATTGTTGTCGCCGTGCTGTTGCAGGGAGTGGTTGTTCTGTGTAAGGCTCCGGCGACTCTTAAACTGGAAAGAGCTTTTCCGCACAATCAACGGATGGAATTGAGCAAACTTAGAGATAGAGATAATCTAAGGCACAGTAGATTCTTGAAGCAGCAATTATCGTCTTCTACAAAAGATGTTATTGACTTCCCACTTCAGGGCACTTTTGATCCTTATCGTGTTGG GCTTTATTATACAAAAGTGCAATTGGGTTCACCTCCAAAGGAATACTATGTACAAGTGGACACGGGAAGTGATGTGTTGTGGGTCAGTTGTAAAGACTGTAAAGGTTGCCCTACATCTAGTGGACTCAAA GTTCCAATTGAGTTTTATGATCATGAAGGCTCGAAAACATCTTCTTTGGTCAAATGTTCAGATGATATGTGTCTTGTAGGAATGAAATTTGGTGATGCAGATTGTTCACATACAAGCACCCGTTGCATTTACAAATTTAAATATGGAGATGGAAGTGCAACAGCGGGTTATTATGCGTCTGATTTAATTCATTTAGAAATGATGTCAGATGAGTCAAACCCTTCATCAAATGCTTCATCCAAAGTGATATTTGG TTGTAGCACATCTCAATCTGGGGAGTTATCCGAACCCGAGAGAGCGGTCAACGGGATCTTTGGTTTTGGTCAGCAGGGTTTATCCGTAATTTCACAACTTGCTTCAAAAGGGGCAGCTCCAGATGCATTCTCCCATTGtcttgatggtggtggtgatggtggtggcatTCTAGTTCTTGGTCAAATAATGAATCCAAAAATGGTCTATTCACCACTCATTCCATCACA GCCACATTATAATCTACATATGACTAGTATTTCAGTCAATGACAAAACATTGCCAGTTGATCCATCAGCTTTTGAAATATCAGAACATCGAAAAGGAACCATAATTGATTCTGGAACAACACTTGGATACCTGACAGAAGAGGCCTACAATCCTTTTGTGGATGCT ATTACAAAGTTTGTTCCTCAATCTGTAAAAGCTTTTGATGCAAAGGGATACCAGTGTTATCTAACTAACGATAG TGTCTCTGAGATCTTTCCAACTGTGAGCTTCAATTTTGAGGGTGATGCTTCGATGAATTTAAAACCAGATAATTACCTTTTGGAACAAAACACTGTG GATGGTGGATTGGCATGGTGTATAGGGTTTCAGAAGGTTAAGGGTCAAGGACTTACGATTTTAGGAG acattgttttgaaagacaAGGCTATCGTTTATGACTTGGGTGCTCAACGAATTGGATGGGTAGACCACGATT GTAGAACACCTGTTAACGTGTCTGCTACATCAAGTGGTCGCAGAAGAATCTCAAGTAGCAGCAGTTCACTGCAGCACAAACCTTATCAACTGACCCTCATCATGATTCTTGCTTACATGCTACATTTATTGGTATTTTATTGTTTCTCATCATAA
- the LOC111897787 gene encoding receptor-like protein EIX2 gives MNPCVFIIFSLLLLLLVTATASQLGGNDRNMKTCLDNERHALLLFKAPLHDPNDTLSTWRADQHDCCKWNGVTCNTQTGHVTELDIRNHDLGGEISHSLLNLTYLNTLALSFNSFNGTIPTFIGSLSQLTYLDLSENSLYGTIPPEFGNLTNLQELHLDSVGRCRVEKVEWLSHLSQLEVLVMDGVSLSKANHWVDVISSLPKLSWLSLQRCELSQVMYPYSSFLNSSSSSIVKLFLNDNNLTSSMYRWLSPLTTNNLLSLDLSGNMLDGIPKYFGNLCSLEYLVFYNNSAVVKFPDFLNNLSGCTSLSLQSLHAVESQFAGSLSDEIQKFSSLYSLDLSHNHLNGSISEKLWELPMLEIVIVSFNNLTVPSTHHLSNISYVKYLDLSSCKLLGPRFPKWVQTLKNLNRLDLSNTGISDTIPLEFWDMWPSQLEYLNLSFNNINGKVPDLLSNFADYSVIDLSSNNFNGQIPKLSSALATLDLSRNKFSGRISFICQIVDGWLEFLDLSHNSFIGQLPDCLWHFKDLRVLNLGHNNLFGSLPPSIGSLIQLQVLYLYKNNFSGELPLSLKNCTSLISLNLGANKFYDNVPVWIGENLSGLYVLILRSNNFFGTIPLKLCQLASLQILDMSMNNLHGTIPSCLSNLTSMVHQGTFSQDEEIQISYLPGPYVDHAMIEWQGDEREFFSTLKLLKSIDLSSNNLTGQIPYQITNLSDLISLNLSKNALSGEIPQKIGEMKKLLTLDLSQNNFSGQIPSSMSQMSLLNYLDLSFNNLSGRIPTNTQLQSFQPSRYVGNRGLCGPPLTKKCPGDEESEATSVIGKSEGDGEDTDDELELWGWFYIGGGMGFATGFWMACGALLLNRRGRHAFFQFYDYVKMVVLTANLQKARQT, from the coding sequence ATGAATCCttgtgtttttataattttctcaCTTCTCTTGCTCCTCCTTGTGACTGCAACTGCCAGCCAATTAGGAGGAAATGATAGAAATATGAAAACGTGTTTGGATAATGAGAGACATGCTCTCCTTCTTTTCAAAGCCCCCCTTCATGACCCCAATGATACTCTCTCTACATGGAGAGCTGACCAACACGACTGCTGTAAATGGAATGGAGTCACATGCAACACCCAAACAGGTCATGTCACAGAGCTTGATATCAGAAACCATGATCTTGGAGGTGAGATTAGCCATTCGTTGCTTAACTTAACCTACTTGAATACTCTTGCTCTTTCCTTCAATTCTTTTAATGGAACCATTCCCACCTTCATTGGTTCTTTGAGTCAATTAACTTACCTTGACCTTTCCGAGAACTCTCTTTATGGAACAATTCCTCCAGAGTTTGGAAACCTCACCAACTTGCAAGAGCTTCATCTTGATTCTGTTGGAAGGTGTAGAGTGGAAAAGGTAGAGTGGTTGTCTCATCTCTCTCAGTTGGAGGTACTTGTAATGGATGGGGTTTCCCTGTCCAAAGCAAATCATTGGGTAGATGTAATTTCAAGTCTCCCAAAACTCTCATGGTTAAGTTTACAGAGATGTGAGCTGTCACAGGTGATGTATCCATATTCTTCATTTCtcaactcttcttcttcatctattGTTAAGCTTTTTCTCAATGACAACAATCTCACCTCATCCATGTATCGTTGGTTGTCCCCATTAACCACCAATAACCTcctttctcttgatctctctgGCAACATGTTAGATGGGATACCCAAATATTTTGGTAACCTCTGTAGTTTGGAATATTTGGTATTTTATAATAACTCTGCTGTTGTCAAATTTCCTGATTTTCTCAACAACTTGTCTGGATGCACATCGCTTTCATTACAATCCTTGCATGCTGTGGAAAGCCAATTTGCAGGGTCATTGTCCGATGAGATCCAAAAGTTTTCATCCCTATATTCTTTGGACCTTTCTCATAATCACTTAAATGGAAGTATAAGTGAGAAATTGTGGGAACTACCCATGCTTGAAATTGTTATTGTTTCCTTTAATAATCTTACAGTTCCTTCCACACATCACTTGTCAAACATCTCTTATGTTAAATATCTTGATCTGAGCTCTTGCAAGCTGTTAGGACCCCGCTTCCCCAAATGGGTTCAGACATTAAAAAATCTTAACCGTCTTGATCTTTCCAATACTGGAATTTCAGACACAATTCCTCTTGAGTTTTGGGACATGTGGCCTTCTCAATTAGAATATCTGAATCTCTCTTTTAACAACATTAACGGTAAAGTACCAGATTTATTATCAAATTTTGCTGACTATTCAGTGATAGATTTGAGTTCGAACAACTTTAATGGCCAAATACCAAAGCTCTCTTCCGCTTTGGCAACATTGGATCTTTCCAGAAACAAATTCTCTGGAAGAATCTCCTTTATATGTCAAATTGTTGATGGGTGGTTAGAATTTCTTGATCTCTCTCATAACTCATTCATCGGACAACTCCCGGACTGTTTGTGGCATTTCAAAGACCTAAGAGTTCTCAATCTCGGACACAACAATCTCTTTGGAAGTCTTCCTCCCTCTATTGGATCTTTGATACAACTCCAGGTGTTGTATTTATACAAGAACAACTTCTCTGGAGAATTGCCTTTGTCTTTAAAAAATTGCACGAGTTTAATCTCGTTGAATTTGGGAGCCAACAAGTTTTATGATAATGTGCCAGTCTGGATTGGGGAAAACTTATCAGGTTTGTATGTTCTTATACTAAGATCAAACAACTTCTTTGGAACCATCCCTTTAAAGTTATGTCAGTTAGCTAGTCTTCAGATTTTAGACATGTCAATGAACAATCTCCATGGAACCATCCCATCATGTTTGAGTAATCTTACGAGCATGGTCCACCAAGGAACATTCTCACAAGATGAAGAGATTCAGATATCATATTTACCAGGGCCATATGTTGACCATGCGATGATTGAGTGGCAAGGAGATGAACGTGAATTCTTTAGCACTCTGAAATTGTTGAAGAGTATTGACCTGTCAAGCAATAATTTAACAGGACAAATCCCGTATCAAATTACCAATCTTTCTGACTTAATTTCCCTCAACTTGTCAAAGAACGCTCTATCAGGAGAGATCCCACAAAAAATTGGTGAGATGAAAAAGCTTTTGACATTGGATTTATCACAAAACAATTTCTCAGGGCAGATACCATCAAGCATGTCTCAGATGAGTTTACTGAATTACCTAGACTTGTCATTTAATAACTTGTCAGGGAGAATCCCAACAAACACTCAGCTCCAGTCCTTTCAACCTTCAAGATATGTTGGAAACAGAGGACTATGTGGACCTCCCCTTACCAAAAAATGTCCTGGAGATGAAGAATCAGAAGCAACATCGGTGATTGGTAAAAGTGAGGGTGATGGGGAAGACACAGATGATGAACTCGAACTCTGGGGATGGTTTTATATTGGTGGGGGCATGGGTTTTGCTACTGGATTTTGGATGGCATGTGGGGCTTTACTTCTCAACCGTCGTGGGAGACATGCATTTTTTCAGTTTTATGATTATGTGAAGATGGTTGTGCTCACTGCAAATTTGCAAAAGGCTAGGCAGACATAG